Below is a genomic region from Candidatus Methylomirabilota bacterium.
CTCGGGGCCATCGACCGCGTCCTCGGCCGGAAGGTCAAGGGCGCGGCCGCGGTGGACCGGTAGGAGGGCGAGATGGCCCTGACGGATCTCCGGCAATACGGGCAGAGCGTCTGGTACGACTTCATGAGCCGGCATCTGCTGGCCTCCGGCGAGCTGTTGCGGCTGATCGCGGACGACGGGCTGGGCGGGGTGACGTCCAACCCGACCATCCTGGAAGGGGCCGTGAACAAGAGCAGCGCCTACGACGGCGAGATCGCCATCCTGGCCCGGCGCGGGATGTCGGCCGAAGAGATCTATACCCGCGTCGTGATCGCCGACATCGCCGAGGCGGCGGACATCCTGCACTCCGTCTACGAGGCGACCGCCGGCGGCGACGGCTACGTGAGCCTCGAAGTGTCGCCCCAACTGGCCCACGACACCGACGGCACGGTCAGGGACGGACTCATCCTCTGGAAACTGCTCAACCGCGACAACGTGATGATCAAGGTCCCGGGCACCGACGCCGGCTTCAAGGCCGCCCGGCGCCTGATCGCCGAGGGCGTCAACGTCAACATCACGACCCTGTTCTCGCCGGCTGACTACGAGGGGGCAGCCAGGGCGTACATCGGCGGGCTGCAAGACCGCGCCGCCAAGGGGCTGGACCTCACAAAGGTCGCCTCGGTGGCGAGCGTCTTCGTGAGCCGCATCGACACCGCGGTGGACAAGGCGCTCGATCGCCTGATGGCCGCCGCCCGCGACGCGGAGACCAAGCGAAAGCTGGAGGCATTGAAGGGCAAGGCGGCCACCGCCAACGCCAAGCTCGTCTACCAGCGATTCCAGCAGCTCTTCACGAGCCCCGAGTTCCAGAAGCTGGAGGCGCTGCACGCGCGACGGCAACGGCCGCTGTGGGCCTCCACCGGCACCAAGAATCCCAAGTACAGCGACGTGCTCTACATCGAGGAGCTGGTCGGTCCCGATACCGTCAACACCATGCCCCCCGGCGCCCTGGCCGCCTTCCGCGATCACGGTCAGGCCCGCCCGACGATCACCCGCGACCTCGACGGCGCCCGCCGGGCGTTCGCCGATCTGGCCCAGGCCGGCGTGGACATGCCGGCCATCTTCGCGCAGGTCAAGGTGGAGGCGGTAGGCGCCTTCGAAGATTCGTTCGCCGCGCTCATGCTGGGCATCGACACCAAGCGCAAGGCCGCGTTGCTGAAGGGACGCTACGAGATCGCCGGCGCCGGGCTCGGCAAGGAGCTGGATCGGTTCAACGTGGAGTTCCAGCTCTCGGGCTTCGTGAGCGGCCTCGGGGCGAAGCGCGCCGAGCTGTGGTCGGACGACCAGGCCGAGCAGAAGCGCATCGGCAACCGGCTCGGCTGGCTCGAATCCCCCGAGCTCATGGCCCGGAATCTGCCGCGCCTGGCGCGGTTCGCCGCCGCGGTGCGCCGGGACGGCTTCAAGCACGTCGTGCTGCTCGGCATGGGCGGCTCCAGCCTGGCCCCCGAAGTGATGCGCGCGGTCCTCGGAGTCCAGACGGGCATGCCCGTCTTCACCATGCTCGATTCGACCGATCCGGCCGCGGTGGCCGCCGTCGAGCGGGCGATCCCGCTCAAGGAAACGCTGTTCGTGGTGGCCAGCAAGTCGGGCACGACGATCGAGCCGAACACGCTGGCCGCGTACTTCAAGGGGCGGCTGGAGGCGGCGGGCATCGAGCGCCCCGGGCGCCAGCTGGTGGCCATCACCGACGAGGGCACTGCGCTGCACGAGCTCGCCCAGAACGAGGGGTACCGCGACATCTTCGTGAACCCGGCCGACATCGGCGGGCGCTACTCCGCGGTCTCGTTCTTCGGGATGGTGCCGGCCGCGCTGATGGGCCTCGACCTGGGCGGGCTGCTGGCCTGGGCGCGCGGCATGGCGCTTCTCTGCGGCCCCACCAACACCATCGGACAGAACCCCGGGGTGGCCCTCGGGATCGTGATGGGCAGCGCGGCCCGGTTGGGCCGGGACAAGCTCACGCTCATCACGGGCCCGCGCCTCCGCCCGTTCGGGCTCTGGGTCGAGCAGCTCATCGCGGAGTCCACCGGCAAGAACGGCACCGGCATCGTCCCGGTCGCCGGCGAACCGCTCGGCACCCCGGCGGAGTACGGTGACGACCGATTGTTCGTGCGGCTGCGCCTGCATGGGGGCGATCCGGAGGAGCACGAGCGCGACGGCAAGGTCGAGCGGCTCCGCGCGGCCGGCCACCCCATCGTGACCATCCGCCTGGTGGAGCCCCTGGGGATCGGCGCCGAGTTCCTTCGCTGGGAGATCGCCACGGCCACGGCGGGGGCGATTCTCGGGATCAATCCTTTCGACGAGCCGAACGTGCAGCAGGCCAAGGACGCCACCAAGGCGCTCCTCAAGCAGTACGTGGCGGACAAGCGCCTCCCCTCGCCGGCGCCGCACCTCACGGCCGACGGCCTCGGCCTCACCTT
It encodes:
- a CDS encoding bifunctional transaldolase/phosoglucose isomerase, translating into MALTDLRQYGQSVWYDFMSRHLLASGELLRLIADDGLGGVTSNPTILEGAVNKSSAYDGEIAILARRGMSAEEIYTRVVIADIAEAADILHSVYEATAGGDGYVSLEVSPQLAHDTDGTVRDGLILWKLLNRDNVMIKVPGTDAGFKAARRLIAEGVNVNITTLFSPADYEGAARAYIGGLQDRAAKGLDLTKVASVASVFVSRIDTAVDKALDRLMAAARDAETKRKLEALKGKAATANAKLVYQRFQQLFTSPEFQKLEALHARRQRPLWASTGTKNPKYSDVLYIEELVGPDTVNTMPPGALAAFRDHGQARPTITRDLDGARRAFADLAQAGVDMPAIFAQVKVEAVGAFEDSFAALMLGIDTKRKAALLKGRYEIAGAGLGKELDRFNVEFQLSGFVSGLGAKRAELWSDDQAEQKRIGNRLGWLESPELMARNLPRLARFAAAVRRDGFKHVVLLGMGGSSLAPEVMRAVLGVQTGMPVFTMLDSTDPAAVAAVERAIPLKETLFVVASKSGTTIEPNTLAAYFKGRLEAAGIERPGRQLVAITDEGTALHELAQNEGYRDIFVNPADIGGRYSAVSFFGMVPAALMGLDLGGLLAWARGMALLCGPTNTIGQNPGVALGIVMGSAARLGRDKLTLITGPRLRPFGLWVEQLIAESTGKNGTGIVPVAGEPLGTPAEYGDDRLFVRLRLHGGDPEEHERDGKVERLRAAGHPIVTIRLVEPLGIGAEFLRWEIATATAGAILGINPFDEPNVQQAKDATKALLKQYVADKRLPSPAPHLTADGLGLTFNRVVLDKIGGPPRDVAAALRAFLDLVQPGDYVGLLAYLPAHPALEVRLERLRAALRNAKRVATTLGFGPRYLHSTGQLHKGGANNGQFVVITALPTEDLAIPGEPFSFGVLEMAQALGDFASLEATGRRALRLHLPAADPAALDRACGLLEGALRPD